From Actinoplanes oblitus, a single genomic window includes:
- a CDS encoding ATP-binding protein — translation MSDMLRAPAEIKYAEELDWLESIDDGPKPFSWRLSPKMVRLFILGSERADGLDREIGQKWYGDRSFVERSIVTLASDRGLLLIGDPGTGKSWLAELLAAAISRNSTLVVQGTAGTTEDHIKYSWNVSMVIAKGQSRASMIPSPIMTAMEGGVIGRFEELTRSTSDVQDALISILSEKYVSIPELDDDNIVFAKPGFSIIATANSRDRGVNDLSSALKRRFNFVRIPVVTNKKSEAEIVRFRTEELLRRHNIELEVPPTLLDVLLQSFADLRAASASASSDDERLESALSTAEQIGVLEDAILHSNFFGASTLTSATLAGSLVGSLARRSPEDLAILNKYWHGVIEPRAKEQSGEWDGFLDGGRKAIATLS, via the coding sequence ATGTCCGACATGCTGCGCGCCCCCGCCGAGATCAAGTACGCCGAGGAGCTGGACTGGCTGGAGTCGATCGACGACGGCCCGAAACCGTTCTCCTGGCGGCTGAGCCCCAAGATGGTGCGGCTGTTCATCCTCGGCTCCGAGCGCGCCGACGGCCTGGACCGCGAGATCGGGCAGAAGTGGTACGGCGACCGGAGCTTCGTCGAGCGTTCGATCGTCACCCTCGCCTCCGACCGCGGCCTGCTGCTGATCGGCGATCCGGGCACCGGCAAGAGCTGGCTCGCCGAGTTGCTCGCCGCCGCGATCAGCCGTAACTCGACGCTGGTCGTGCAGGGCACCGCCGGCACCACCGAGGACCACATCAAGTACTCGTGGAACGTGTCGATGGTGATCGCCAAGGGCCAGTCCCGTGCCTCGATGATCCCGTCGCCGATCATGACGGCGATGGAGGGCGGCGTGATCGGCCGCTTCGAGGAGCTGACCCGGTCCACCAGCGACGTGCAGGACGCACTGATCTCGATCCTCTCCGAGAAATACGTGTCGATCCCCGAGCTCGACGACGACAACATCGTCTTCGCCAAGCCCGGCTTCAGCATCATCGCCACCGCGAACAGCCGCGACCGGGGCGTCAACGACCTGTCCTCGGCGCTGAAACGGCGCTTCAACTTCGTCCGCATCCCGGTGGTGACGAACAAGAAGAGCGAGGCGGAGATCGTCCGGTTCCGCACCGAGGAACTGCTGCGCCGGCACAACATCGAGCTGGAGGTGCCGCCCACCCTGCTCGACGTGCTGCTGCAGAGCTTCGCCGACCTGCGCGCCGCGTCCGCGTCGGCGAGCAGCGACGACGAGCGCCTGGAGTCGGCGCTGTCGACAGCCGAGCAGATCGGTGTCCTGGAGGACGCCATCCTGCACAGCAACTTCTTCGGCGCCAGCACACTCACCTCGGCGACCCTGGCCGGGTCGCTGGTCGGCTCGCTGGCCCGGCGCAGCCCCGAGGACCTGGCGATCCTCAACAAGTACTGGCACGGCGTGATCGAGCCGCGGGCCAAGGAGCAGAGCGGCGAGTGGGACGGCTTCCTCGACGGCGGCCGCAAGGCGATCGCGACCCTGTCGTGA
- a CDS encoding sensor domain-containing diguanylate cyclase encodes MLSADRHDGPGGTVRTAAGARCPDDGPAARWRRAALAAYYVALMLADCLMLTGAARIVLTSLAAVTAAVLLVAATRGAGFRRAWQNLVYLPVLVAVAQVAITAQLHYTTTLLLTLVGVGGAVPARRTAVLAGLLGCAGWAAAVATEQRLRTPELGYYAAQLGMAAMLGVILHEALRRRQRDLRAARDELAVVLERFENLFQASPAGVGIADEHGVFVAVNPAFCDLVGMPADELVGASSHAYVEPGVPIDPAGREMRYVRPDGSVRWAWLTVGRTGVLDRTDTRHWMLIHLHDVTDRHVAERTVRESDRLLAAVSAAARRIRTGEDARGTIIEAVRELAEADSVSLLEPDGTDLVVTGDVGVEVAGTRVPMNGTSMIASVYRDGQPVFLADPDHDPRVSAALLRLVSARSMMWQPVIADGRVVAILVVSWRTRVTSVSDLRARAVALLADETALALEHERLLSRLEQMAYTDTLTGLSNRRAWQSRFAELLAAARADGQPLAVAIADLDHFKRYNDTYGHPAGDDLLITAAAAFRSQLRDGDLIARWGGEEFVIALPGCGDAAAAEILDRLRAATPAAETCSVGYAVWDGAEPSERLLERADNALYAAKSAGRDMVRGAVPVAVAS; translated from the coding sequence ATGTTGAGCGCTGACCGGCACGACGGCCCGGGCGGTACCGTCCGCACGGCCGCAGGCGCGCGGTGCCCGGACGACGGGCCGGCGGCGCGGTGGCGGCGTGCGGCGCTGGCCGCGTACTACGTCGCGTTGATGCTGGCCGACTGCCTCATGCTCACCGGGGCAGCCCGAATCGTGCTCACTTCGCTGGCCGCCGTCACCGCGGCGGTCCTGCTGGTGGCGGCCACTCGCGGAGCCGGTTTCCGCCGGGCCTGGCAAAACCTGGTCTACCTCCCGGTGCTGGTCGCCGTGGCCCAGGTCGCGATCACCGCGCAGCTGCACTACACCACCACGTTGCTGCTGACCCTGGTCGGTGTCGGCGGGGCGGTCCCGGCCCGGCGTACCGCGGTCCTCGCCGGCCTGCTCGGCTGCGCCGGCTGGGCGGCCGCGGTCGCCACCGAGCAGCGGTTGCGCACCCCGGAACTCGGCTACTACGCCGCGCAGCTGGGCATGGCCGCGATGCTCGGCGTCATCCTGCACGAGGCGCTGCGGCGCCGGCAGCGTGACCTGCGCGCGGCCCGGGACGAACTGGCGGTGGTGCTGGAACGCTTCGAGAACCTGTTCCAGGCGTCCCCGGCCGGGGTCGGGATCGCCGACGAGCACGGTGTCTTCGTCGCTGTCAACCCGGCCTTCTGCGACCTGGTCGGGATGCCTGCCGACGAACTGGTCGGGGCGAGCAGTCACGCCTACGTCGAGCCGGGCGTGCCGATCGACCCGGCCGGGCGGGAGATGCGGTACGTGCGCCCGGACGGATCGGTGCGCTGGGCGTGGCTGACAGTGGGCCGGACCGGCGTGCTGGACCGCACGGACACCCGGCACTGGATGCTGATCCACCTGCACGACGTCACCGACCGGCACGTCGCCGAACGCACCGTCCGCGAGTCGGACCGGCTGCTGGCCGCGGTCTCCGCCGCCGCCCGGCGGATCCGCACCGGCGAGGACGCCCGTGGCACCATCATCGAGGCGGTCCGCGAGCTGGCCGAGGCCGATTCGGTCAGCCTGCTCGAACCGGACGGCACCGACCTCGTGGTCACCGGCGACGTCGGCGTCGAGGTGGCCGGCACCCGGGTCCCGATGAACGGCACCTCGATGATCGCGAGCGTGTACCGCGACGGGCAGCCGGTCTTCCTCGCCGACCCGGACCACGACCCGCGAGTGTCGGCGGCCCTGCTGCGGCTGGTCAGCGCCCGCTCGATGATGTGGCAGCCGGTGATCGCCGACGGCCGGGTGGTCGCCATCCTGGTGGTGAGCTGGCGGACCCGGGTCACCTCGGTCAGCGACCTGCGCGCCCGGGCGGTCGCGCTGCTCGCCGACGAGACGGCGCTCGCCCTGGAGCACGAGCGGTTGCTGTCGCGGCTGGAGCAGATGGCGTACACCGACACGCTGACCGGACTGTCGAACCGGCGGGCCTGGCAGTCCCGGTTCGCCGAGCTGCTCGCCGCGGCCCGGGCGGACGGGCAGCCGCTGGCCGTGGCGATCGCCGACCTGGATCACTTCAAGCGGTACAACGACACGTACGGCCACCCGGCCGGCGACGACCTGCTGATCACCGCCGCGGCGGCGTTCCGCTCCCAGTTGCGCGACGGCGACCTGATCGCGCGGTGGGGCGGCGAGGAGTTCGTGATCGCCCTGCCCGGCTGCGGTGACGCGGCGGCGGCCGAGATCCTGGACCGGTTGCGGGCCGCTACCCCGGCTGCGGAAACGTGCAGCGTGGGGTATGCGGTGTGGGACGGGGCCGAGCCGAGCGAGCGGTTGCTGGAGCGCGCCGACAACGCCCTCTATGCCGCGAAGTCCGCCGGTCGCGACATGGTCCGCGGCGCGGTTCCGGTCGCCGTCGCTTCCTGA
- a CDS encoding vWA domain-containing protein — translation MTTSSDQTRRQVLYWRLIARLFDPEEQAALESGSMAIVGDLGLPAALLDPSVSVDTVVQRFPGLEAEFDSLVAAPGDDRDGEVRRAALVSKLLLNVFATGSGNVTAEQLQRWQADAGWFERAMGCQPGQLRGRGAGNGSAGIGGAGGAGLSPADASGLGGVLAGIEGDLVSRMRLREVLADNRLARQLTPSMSLIEQLLRDKDNLDGVALANAKALIRKFVDEVAEVLRTQVAQASTGTVDRSVPPKRIFRNLDLDRTIWKNLPNWSPEDERLYVDRLYYKQTAKRIEPARLIVVVDQSGSMVDAMVNCTILASIFAGLPKVDVHLIAYDTRALDLTPWVHDPFEVLLHTHLGGGTDGTVALDLARPKITDPRNTVVVWISDFYEWQEQAVFTGMQAIHRAGVKFIPVGSVSSGGHQSVNPWFRQRFKDQGTPVLSGHIKKLVTELKNFLV, via the coding sequence ATGACCACCTCCTCGGACCAGACCCGCAGGCAGGTCCTCTACTGGCGGCTGATCGCCCGGCTCTTCGACCCGGAGGAGCAGGCGGCGCTCGAGTCCGGCAGCATGGCGATCGTCGGCGACCTCGGGCTGCCCGCGGCGCTGCTCGACCCGTCGGTCTCGGTCGACACGGTGGTGCAGCGGTTCCCCGGCCTGGAGGCCGAGTTCGACAGCCTGGTGGCCGCGCCCGGCGACGACCGCGACGGCGAGGTCCGGCGCGCCGCCCTGGTGTCGAAACTGCTGCTCAACGTCTTCGCCACCGGCTCGGGGAACGTCACCGCCGAGCAGTTGCAGCGCTGGCAGGCGGACGCCGGCTGGTTCGAGCGGGCGATGGGCTGCCAGCCCGGGCAGCTGCGCGGCCGGGGGGCCGGCAACGGCTCGGCCGGGATCGGTGGTGCGGGCGGGGCCGGGCTGAGCCCCGCGGACGCCTCCGGGCTCGGCGGCGTGCTGGCCGGGATCGAGGGCGACCTGGTCAGCCGGATGCGGCTGCGCGAGGTGCTGGCCGACAACCGGCTGGCCAGGCAGCTCACCCCCAGCATGTCGCTGATCGAGCAGCTGCTGCGCGACAAGGACAACCTCGACGGGGTGGCCCTGGCCAACGCGAAGGCGCTGATCCGCAAGTTCGTCGACGAGGTCGCCGAGGTACTGCGAACCCAGGTCGCCCAGGCCAGCACCGGCACCGTCGACCGGTCCGTGCCCCCGAAACGGATCTTCCGGAACCTCGACCTGGACCGCACCATCTGGAAGAACCTGCCGAACTGGAGCCCGGAGGACGAGCGGCTCTACGTGGACCGGCTCTACTACAAGCAGACCGCGAAACGGATCGAGCCGGCCCGGCTGATCGTCGTCGTCGACCAGTCCGGGTCGATGGTCGACGCGATGGTCAACTGCACCATCCTCGCCTCGATCTTCGCCGGCCTGCCCAAGGTCGACGTGCACCTGATCGCCTACGACACCCGGGCGCTCGACCTGACCCCGTGGGTGCACGACCCGTTCGAGGTGCTGCTGCACACCCACCTCGGCGGCGGCACCGACGGCACCGTCGCGCTCGACCTGGCCCGGCCGAAGATCACCGACCCGCGCAACACCGTTGTCGTCTGGATCTCCGACTTCTACGAGTGGCAGGAGCAGGCCGTCTTCACCGGCATGCAGGCCATCCACCGGGCCGGCGTCAAGTTCATCCCGGTCGGCTCGGTCAGCAGCGGCGGCCACCAGAGCGTCAACCCGTGGTTCCGGCAGCGCTTCAAGGACCAGGGCACCCCGGTCCTGTCCGGCCACATCAAGAAGCTCGTCACCGAGCTCAAGAACTTCCTCGTCTGA
- a CDS encoding DUF5682 family protein yields the protein MSNPFDPLRAQLLGAAESLADGPAALPEILAGIVDDVDHALREPLEIFPVCHHSPSSALAMLRRLREKQPRVIYLELCEDLQPLLTELRNCRLPVALQAFAAELDGFPAESAPLSVIAPITEASAEYQAIAYALDTPGVELVLVDRSTDHVFQWQPDLGGHAEATEPEEDLHGDAVGVEIGDLRPRFAELEEHLLHHGRVRHWSEWWDQYVEQPLAGADHETYRQVMTLVGSLFRRLAPHDTRRYASDEDRERYMWTRIREHLAATGADPADCLYVCGAFHAASRLPEVGSAPGTPDFAITPRTATTWLYGLIPSSHSAIEAQFGLAPGSVSIAAATWRKQLTRFRLKPFRLDGQKGGRLPAPVAGTGPITDHLTGYLAGPPALDGLDEEELRGWCVDIVRLARSNGYLASTADAIAVFETSILLAGMRGRARPTPYDFQDAAVTCIEKDSVPGRRDVQRLCEILLGGDRIGQVGYAAMPPLARDVYDRLAPLELNLQQRSIQRALLDLAARPELAACSQLLWMLRYLLPDQAVRPIMGSRRLGEKHIQESWDLDLGRHQRTLIELGYEGVTVEQVLEQRLRRDAWDPKATAATALKAVENSMLFLRSPRLTDELGVRAVELLSAERTVDDAPHVLRRIRRLLGHYRSTTPVLPSWCERFVREGYAHYCTLLPTAFVDEETGVRQVGAMLGFLFSMESLALSLGCDRTQLEIAVRQSHPEVPAKIALLWAARNQLGDLSLAELRERVDGLLGNPLVVPAFPQYVSGFVQALDPVPRLAPFVVETLSKAFGQLPDPVLLPWLPNLITTLKQQAAELVPVLTREAGRTFPGALPAIDSWTAPWVARQSAPAVPARTASAGPVGAFLAAQPATTDAVAGLLGCPGEWTVAADAAGSAGPAVLLTGFPDTAAAVAALIGA from the coding sequence GTGAGCAACCCCTTCGATCCGCTGCGCGCGCAACTGTTAGGCGCCGCCGAGTCGCTGGCGGACGGCCCGGCGGCGCTGCCCGAGATCCTCGCCGGAATCGTCGACGATGTCGACCACGCGTTGCGGGAACCGTTGGAGATCTTCCCGGTCTGTCACCATTCGCCGTCCTCCGCGCTGGCCATGCTGCGGCGGCTGCGCGAGAAACAGCCCCGGGTGATCTACCTGGAGCTCTGCGAGGACCTGCAGCCGCTGCTGACCGAGTTGCGCAACTGCCGGCTGCCGGTGGCCCTGCAGGCCTTCGCCGCCGAGCTGGACGGCTTTCCGGCGGAGTCGGCACCGCTGTCGGTGATCGCGCCGATCACCGAGGCGTCCGCGGAGTACCAGGCGATCGCGTACGCGCTGGACACACCGGGCGTCGAGCTGGTGCTGGTGGACCGGTCCACCGACCACGTCTTCCAGTGGCAGCCCGACCTCGGGGGACACGCCGAGGCCACCGAGCCGGAGGAGGACCTGCACGGCGACGCGGTCGGCGTGGAGATCGGCGACCTGCGGCCACGCTTCGCCGAGCTGGAGGAGCACCTGCTGCACCACGGCCGGGTGCGGCACTGGTCCGAGTGGTGGGACCAGTACGTGGAGCAGCCCCTCGCCGGGGCGGACCACGAGACGTACCGGCAGGTGATGACGCTGGTCGGCAGCCTGTTCCGGCGGCTGGCCCCGCACGACACCAGGCGCTACGCGAGCGACGAGGACCGGGAACGCTACATGTGGACCCGGATCCGCGAGCACCTCGCCGCCACCGGCGCCGACCCGGCCGACTGCCTCTACGTCTGCGGCGCCTTCCACGCCGCCAGCCGCCTGCCCGAGGTGGGCTCGGCGCCCGGCACGCCGGACTTCGCGATCACCCCGCGGACCGCGACGACCTGGCTCTACGGGCTGATCCCGTCCAGCCACTCGGCGATCGAGGCGCAGTTCGGGCTGGCGCCCGGCTCGGTGTCGATAGCCGCCGCCACCTGGCGCAAACAGCTGACGCGGTTCCGGCTGAAACCGTTCCGGCTCGACGGGCAGAAAGGCGGCCGCCTGCCGGCGCCGGTCGCCGGGACCGGGCCGATCACCGACCACCTCACCGGCTACCTCGCCGGGCCGCCCGCGCTCGACGGGCTGGACGAGGAGGAGCTGCGCGGCTGGTGCGTCGACATCGTCCGGCTCGCCCGCTCCAACGGGTACCTCGCCAGCACCGCCGACGCCATCGCGGTGTTCGAGACGTCGATCCTGCTGGCCGGGATGCGGGGGCGGGCGCGGCCGACGCCGTACGACTTCCAGGACGCCGCTGTCACCTGCATCGAGAAGGACAGCGTGCCGGGCCGCCGGGACGTCCAGCGGCTCTGCGAGATCCTGCTCGGCGGCGACCGGATCGGCCAGGTCGGCTACGCCGCGATGCCGCCGCTGGCCCGCGACGTCTACGACCGGCTCGCCCCGCTCGAGCTGAACCTGCAGCAGCGCAGCATCCAGCGCGCGCTGCTCGACCTGGCCGCCCGGCCCGAGCTGGCCGCCTGCTCGCAGCTGCTCTGGATGCTCCGCTACCTGCTGCCCGACCAGGCGGTCCGGCCGATCATGGGCAGCCGCCGGCTCGGTGAGAAACACATCCAGGAGAGCTGGGACCTCGACCTGGGCCGCCACCAGCGGACCCTCATCGAGCTCGGCTACGAGGGTGTCACCGTCGAACAGGTCCTGGAGCAGCGGCTGCGCCGTGACGCCTGGGATCCGAAGGCGACGGCTGCCACCGCGCTCAAGGCGGTGGAGAACTCGATGCTGTTCCTGCGGAGCCCACGGCTCACCGACGAGCTGGGGGTCCGCGCCGTCGAGCTGCTCTCCGCCGAGCGGACCGTCGACGACGCACCGCACGTGCTGCGGCGCATCCGGCGGCTGCTCGGGCACTACCGTTCCACCACGCCGGTGCTGCCGTCCTGGTGCGAGCGGTTCGTGCGGGAGGGGTACGCGCACTACTGCACCCTGCTGCCGACCGCCTTCGTCGACGAGGAGACCGGGGTGCGGCAGGTCGGCGCGATGCTCGGCTTCCTGTTCAGCATGGAGAGCCTGGCGCTGTCCCTGGGCTGCGACCGGACCCAGCTGGAGATCGCCGTCCGGCAGTCGCACCCGGAGGTGCCGGCCAAGATCGCCCTGCTCTGGGCGGCGCGCAACCAGCTCGGCGACCTGTCCCTGGCGGAGCTGCGGGAGCGGGTCGACGGACTGCTCGGCAACCCGCTGGTGGTGCCGGCGTTCCCGCAGTATGTGAGCGGGTTCGTGCAGGCGCTCGACCCGGTGCCGCGGCTGGCGCCGTTCGTGGTGGAGACGCTGTCGAAGGCGTTCGGACAGCTGCCCGACCCGGTGCTGCTGCCCTGGCTGCCCAACCTGATCACCACGTTGAAACAGCAGGCCGCGGAGTTGGTGCCGGTGCTCACCCGGGAGGCCGGGCGGACGTTTCCGGGGGCGCTGCCGGCGATCGACTCGTGGACCGCGCCGTGGGTCGCCCGCCAGTCCGCGCCCGCGGTCCCCGCGCGCACGGCGTCGGCGGGGCCGGTCGGCGCGTTTCTCGCGGCGCAGCCGGCGACCACCGACGCGGTGGCCGGGCTGCTGGGCTGCCCGGGGGAGTGGACCGTGGCCGCCGACGCGGCGGGGAGCGCCGGGCCGGCGGTCCTGCTGACCGGCTTCCCGGACACCGCGGCGGCCGTCGCCGCGCTGATCGGCGCCTGA